The Naumovozyma castellii chromosome 5, complete genome genomic interval GAAGATCctcatttaataatgatataataAAGGAGAATCCAAGGGAAATGGAACTACCAGcaaagaaatcatcatcCGCCGTGGAGAAGAAGGATGTATCTAAAACTAAGAAACAATTATCACATAGAGAATCAGAACAAGAACGAAGAAATCGTCTCAATAATGCTATTTCCTCATTGGAGAGCCTTCTACCAAAGGATTTAAAGGATTCCGTGGCTATTCCTTCGAAAGCTGGTACAGTGGAACTGGCTgtgaaatatattaaacAATTACATGAACGATTAGGAATCTAAGCAAATTCCAAACTTTAAGCCATACCCAAacttattattttatattcttaATAACGATTTCTTGATTATAATGTTTTGTATGAtacaatttaataatgtgTTACGTAATCACAAACAGCCAATCAAATCAACTTAGTGCGGAGTCCGATACGAGCGCCCTTATAATCCCTACTAACTGAACTAATTTTCTCGAAATGCTTTTAACCAACTTATTCAATGCCCTTGATagtaaatatattgaagTATATCATTATCACATTTCACATAGAAATCAAAAGATTTGCATAGCATTACATTATGATAGAATCTATTACTGATTGTTTGGAATTCTTAAAGGAGACCATTGTTCCAGTGGTAGCAAGGGCTGATGATGGAGATGATGTATGTTTTATTCTGTTcattaaagagaaaaagttatgaatatattactAACCTCTGCTAAAATGTAAATAGGAACCTGAATCTACTGATGGAAACGAAGAcgatgaagaggaagaagatgaggaagacgatgaagaagaagaagaggaggaatTACAAGATCCATTAGAGACATTACGAGACGAGTGCAAAGAGACACCAAAAGGTCAACACTTAGTAAAGCATTATATGGAATGTGCAGAAAGAGTCAAGTTAGAGCAAGCCCAACCGGGATACGCTGAGTTGGACCATAAGGAAGATTGTGTGGAAGAATTCTTTCATTTGCAACATTACCTTGATAGCTGTGCTTCACCaagattatttgataaGTTAAAGTAATTGCTGCATCGTTACTTCCAGATTTTGTTTATCAAGTACAGTTCATAGGTCTGGTCTCACTTATTAATCATCAAACCATAATGAATGATTTAACATAACATACTTGCTAACCGAATGGAGATCAACgaatgaattaattttatattcCATTATTTATGTACATACTCTTTTTAGTACgattttaaagaaactcTAAAATGCAAATTGTATATGTATATCTTAACTATCAACTTGTTCAGATAAGCATTGTCTTTCACCATTGGGCTTCCAATGCACATCAGTAAATGTTTGACTGTTTCCACCCACAAATTCTTTCCACCCATCCACCATTAAGATTTTCTTAGTAGTTGGTCTTTTGCGTCGGTTTcgaatttcaaaattgcGGACACGAAAGTCACTTGTAATGGAGCCAGTTCCACTATTCGAAAATAAgccattattattagaagatATCGAAAGATCAAGCCTTAGGAAAGAAAGGTTTGAAAACATCAGACAACTTAAAGCGTACGTATATGTGTGAAAAGGGGACGCCCTTATGAATAATGACCGGCAGGGAACTGAATTGGAGTGGAATAGAATACGATttattgaacaattaaTTACCAAAGAGTGATAGAAAAGAGTACCATGGAGATTACTAATGAGAACCAAACTGGAAGAACAGCAATATTCCGAGAAGatcattttcataaaaTGAATGTTAAAGAGATACCATGATTTAAGAGTATTATTAAAggttttatttttgattttcaCTTTGGATAGTGAATTAATACAATGGAAAGAACCCCGATGTGTGACAAGACAATAAATTCCCTGCTACTCGTTATAATCATTTTATTGATTGGACTTTAATACTAACATAGTTTACTTGTTCAACCAACAACAAACTTAATTTTAACAGACAATGGCTAAATCTAAGAATCATACCGCTCATAACCAAACCAAGAAGGCTCACAGAAACGGTATTAAGAAGCCAAAGACCTACAAGTACCCATCCTTGAAGGGTGTTGATCCAAAGTTCAGAAGAAACCACAAGCATGCCTTACACGGTACTGCTAAGGCTTTGGCTGCCAAGCGTGCTGCTGCCAAGAACTAAGAGATCTGAGATTAATGACTTAACTTCATTAATTGATGGTATACCTGTGATAaccaattaaatatatatataataaatatatctCAATTActttaattcttttcttaaataaGTTTATTGGGAATTTTGAATAAGACGTAATCGGACATTTTTTTAAAGTTCGGCGGCTAATTTATAAAGCTTAAGAAAAAGGGAAACAAGTTGCCACCCTTTGTGTCCTTAACGTACCCACATAATATAACACTATTTCCAGCTTACGTTCAAAGCCGTTTGTTTCGAATTTATAGTTGGAcataaaatttcaagaccAACTGGATACAAAGTAACTTTCAAAGATGTCGACCAACGGTGATTCAAATGTGGATCctattgaaattacaaCTCATAAGCTTGTTTTTACTAATGTTAGGTTTAACACTAGTGATGCTGAACTTGAGGAACTGTTGAAACCTTTTGGAAAGGTGTCTGTGCTTACTCCAACTGAATCCCTCTTTGGTTTTAGAGGAACGAAAGTTGTCTCAATAGGGTATGCATATGTAATCTTTGAAACTCCCCAACTTGCAGCCACTGCTTTTAATGAGTTACATAAAACAGAGTTTAAAGGAAGAACGTTATACATAAAGCCTTACGAAGAGTTTATTCCCTTTGGTTGGAGAActaaatggaaaaaaaaggttagaaatgaagaagatgctGTAGACACACAATTGATACAACCAAAGAAGGTCAGTAAGAAGGAAACCTCCACTGACATTTTATATTGTTCAAAACTTCCAAAAGATGTCACCgatgaaaaaataagaGCACTTTTTAGAGAATTTAATCCACAAGAAATTTGGATATATAAGCAAAGGACTAATAGTAAATGCTTGCCAATAACTAGTCAAATTACCGCCGCTCTCGTCAAAGTAAATACCACTGAAAATGTTGAAGCAATTGCAGCTAAGTTGACctttaagaaaattatgaacaaaagaattagaGTTGCACCTGCATTAGTTGAGAAGGTTAAGGAAATAAGAAGCATTGCCGACCAGCTTGCAAATACAGAGTCTGcagaaacaattgaagaggTCTTAGTTGTTCAAGATGCTGACGACAATAACGCCGATGAATCAAGTACAACACCTTTACTAATTCCAGAATCAAATGAGGGTTCCAATCCTGTACTACCAAAAGCAATGAATGAGACCAACATATCATTATCCATGACAAGCAGTACTGAAgttgaaagagaagaagaaaacgtAGCGGTTTTGGTAAAAAATAAGAATGCTGAGACTCTTGTCCTCCCTCAAGAATAGTATCCACAGGAATAACACTAATCTATATTATTACACTAGTTTTAGCTAAAATAAGGAAAAGCCACTATATTTAACTTAAGCTAcatatctttcaataatgtttTGCGATACTTTGTACGGCAGTTCTGTCACAGCTTAATACATGGAAATGTCAAGACCGTCACCCGCACACCATTAAAGTGGACACCCAACCACCCGGTTGTTTTTTACTTTCTAGCTTCAAAAAGTTTGAGCCCGCGAAGTTGAAAGAAATTGCAAAGTGAATTCGTTTCCCGGCGAACAGACCGCTCAGTATCTTCCTGAACTTCTCAGCCTATGGAACAGTATGGTCCCAGTAGGGCTGTAGTTCCTTGGACAGACACTTCCGTCTACTGGGAATATTCTTCCTTTCCGCTGAGCCTACGTCCACACTTGAGTTAGTACCAGGTACGCTTACCCCCACTAAGACTCTGCAATGGCACTGTGAATCCCATAGCCAATTTCAACTAGTGATATAGGTGATATACAAATATACTTAATAGTTAATTTGCTCTTGGGCTTTCATACTTAAATTAACCAAGAAACCATTAGATCAATAAGCAATGGGTATGTTTAACCATATGAAATAAGACAAGAATCGGTGTATTGGAAAGAcataatgatatttttttcatggTAATTAATTCAGCAAAGGAACAATAGGAATATCTCAATGAGCTAAGAGATCCGACctaaaataataatacgAGTAGATGTTAGTGTTACTTTTGTTATCCTATTCAAGAGAACCAAAAAGTATTACTTAGTTTTTCAATACGACCAGATGAAATATAATCGCATACTGCAAAGAATTGTATACTAACAATgattttattctttttttgaatgaattttttttacaGGTAGAGTTATTCGTAACCAAAGAAAGGGTGCTGGTTCTATCTTCACCTCCCACACCAGATTGAGACAAGGTGCTGCCAAGTTAAGAACTTTGGATTATGCCGAACGTCATGGTTACATCCGTGGTGTCGTCAAGCAAATTGTCCACGATGCTGGTAGAGGTGCTCCATTGGCCAAGGTTGTCTTCCGTGATCCATACAAGTACAAGTTACGTGAAGAAATCTTCATTGCTAACGAAGGTGTCCACACCGGTCAATTCATTTACGCTGGTAAGAAGGCTTCTTTGAATGTCGGTAACATCTTGCCATTAGGTTCCGTCCCAGAAGGTACCATTGTTTC includes:
- the QCR6 gene encoding ubiquinol--cytochrome-c reductase subunit 6 (ancestral locus Anc_7.190) yields the protein MIESITDCLEFLKETIVPVVARADDGDDEPESTDGNEDDEEEEDEEDDEEEEEEELQDPLETLRDECKETPKGQHLVKHYMECAERVKLEQAQPGYAELDHKEDCVEEFFHLQHYLDSCASPRLFDKLK
- the NCAS0E01880 gene encoding uncharacterized protein, encoding MKMIFSEYCCSSSLVLISNLHGTLFYHSLVINCSINRILFHSNSVPCRSLFIRASPFHTYTYALSCLMFSNLSFLRLDLSISSNNNGLFSNSGTGSITSDFRVRNFEIRNRRKRPTTKKILMVDGWKEFVGGNSQTFTDVHWKPNGERQCLSEQVDS
- the RPL29 gene encoding 60S ribosomal protein eL29 (ancestral locus Anc_7.189), with protein sequence MAKSKNHTAHNQTKKAHRNGIKKPKTYKYPSLKGVDPKFRRNHKHALHGTAKALAAKRAAAKN
- the RRT5 gene encoding Rrt5p (ancestral locus Anc_7.188), whose protein sequence is MSTNGDSNVDPIEITTHKLVFTNVRFNTSDAELEELLKPFGKVSVLTPTESLFGFRGTKVVSIGYAYVIFETPQLAATAFNELHKTEFKGRTLYIKPYEEFIPFGWRTKWKKKVRNEEDAVDTQLIQPKKVSKKETSTDILYCSKLPKDVTDEKIRALFREFNPQEIWIYKQRTNSKCLPITSQITAALVKVNTTENVEAIAAKLTFKKIMNKRIRVAPALVEKVKEIRSIADQLANTESAETIEEVLVVQDADDNNADESSTTPLLIPESNEGSNPVLPKAMNETNISLSMTSSTEVEREEENVAVLVKNKNAETLVLPQE